The Phlebotomus papatasi isolate M1 chromosome 3, Ppap_2.1, whole genome shotgun sequence genomic sequence caatatcgacataaatttctctagtgtatagagacCATAAAACTTAGTAAAATATTGCCTTATCAATGGggtccggaaatcgtcggaagTGGAAAATCACTCAAGGAAAATGCATCAATTTTTCCCatagctttcggctcagtctccaagccttcatcaatgGTCAAGTCTTTAAGTTCTTCTCTCAGTTTCGTTCAACTTGGTCAGACTCTTATTTGGACTGGGCACATTTAGAGAATAGTGACACTTTCTTACTAATTTAACGATTTTCACTACTTTaggcaatatttttaaaaatcctaaaatttatttgaataatataaggtcattaaattattttataaaataacagtttttaattcgaaaaatatttgtgaaaatataaattttagagCTTAATTTACTTTGAAGAATAGTTATAACAATTATAATGTTTTCAATTTGTGAAAGAAAACCAGGTATACCTTTATATAAAGTgggtataaaataaatattgattatTGAGTTGaatatcctaattcaaaaccttctCCAAATAAGAATTTTTCGCAATTCCATCTGGAAATACAGaatttttttcctcaataaacccattaagtaaatttttatttcttatccATGTCACAATCTTATTTTTCTAATCGTCATTCCTCAGGTTcatcaaaaatccattcatattgatAAGTTTTAAAAAGGAAGTTCccatttggagcaagttttgcacaattattatattttaaaaaatatttttttaaattattttcattttttttcgagaaaaagattttttctagCTTCCTCAATGaatattttgagttattttgtGTGAAATAACATAAATCCTTGATCATACAATACTGCCTCATAAATCtacatgaaactgcccctcacatATATTCATGTCATTCAAAGATTCAAAACCTTTTTCTACAGtgggatatatttttaaatatcccGATGAAAATGCCCCTTATCTTGTTCTAATTCATTACTTTCTGGTTGCAGGCCGGAACACAGGCATCCCGAAGGCAGCTAACACCTGTCCAACAATCACATATTCTCGCGGACATTCAGCAGCATCAGCATCGTTTCAATGTCCATCAAGGTCAAAATGTTCCGGGCAAAACAACTTTTGTCCAGCAACCATCGCTATCTGTAGCATTTCCACCTCAGACGACTCTCGTGCAGAATCGTCCGGTGAATCCCTTCATTGGTGGCCATGGCAGTCAGTATCATCTGGCACAGCAGCCATCGCAGACCAACTATCGGAGTATCCTGCCGCCAAGACATGTAAATTCTGTACACCAGCATCACACACAGACAAATTTCATACCGAATTTCCATACACAGACACTCCGTCAGACACCCCAAAGTCAGTACCAGCGAAGTGTTCAGAATCAACTCCACCAGTCTCCACAATTTAGCAATGTGCGCTTCCCATCAAATCCATACCAATTTCACATTTCCCCTACATTAGGTCAACAATTGCCCACTCTCACGTCATTACAGAACCAGGGAGGCTTTCCCGAACAACCAATTGTAGGACAACCACAGATTTCCGGCCAACAGAATCAATTCCTCCTGCAACCGCAGTTTTCACAACTTTCAGAACAGCAACAGTTCTTGCAACAGCCAAATTTCCAACTTCCCAGCGAACAGCCACCCATCTCCCATCAACCGCTTCCTCAGCAACCACTCTCGCAGCAACCGCTTCTAACAGGAAACTTCGGCCAGCATCTTCTGGAGCAGCAACTTCCCTTTCAGCAGCAGCAACAGCTTTTCCGAGATTCGCGTACAGATGAGGAACGTATCAGAGATCTAAAAGAACGAGAACGTCTTATACAGAAACAAGAACAATTCGTCCAGAAGCAGTATCAGAAGCAGCAGATGAAGGCACAGAAACTCCATCAAGAGTTCCTGCAGACTCAACAACAAATTAAACTTCAATCTCAGTACAAGACCAAACAGGCATCACAGGCTCAGTTTATTCCTCGGTATCCCAATAGCAGAACCATTGCTCCTCATGAGCAGGATACTTTCCAGAGAGCCCTCAAGGAATACCATGAACTTCATCCAACTACTCCTACGACTACGGTAACAACTGAATCATCAACAGCCTTCCTTCCTACAACCACCACAAAACGAAGCAAGAGTCGGAATGAAATTACAATTTCTACTCCTGAGCAACTGGAACAGCTGCTGCAGGGTCAAATTAGCTTCTCACAAGTTAAGGGATCACCAAAAGGCAAAACCAAGGCGAAGACTTCCAAAGGTCTGGGAAGAGAAGATCTCATAAGGCAACTCAAACTGGCCCTTGCAGAACAGCCACAGGATCTTCAGGGAAAGAATTTCACATCAATGGACTTAGTCCTACCAGATGGACAAAAGGTTCAAGTGATTAGGACTACAGATCCAAATCTTATCAAAAATGCCACGCCATTGACTGGTGATAGTGAATCCCTTCTTACCCAATACTCAACAGCTCAGACGTCAAGGAATGTTTACGACGAGTTGGCTAAGAGCGGAGTTCTGCCACCAGGAGCAGACTTTGAAGTGATCAAACAGAGTTCAGATGGAAAGCTTGAGGAAGTTGCTCAATTACCACCGCAGAAGAAAGTCACCTTTGTCTATCTGGAGGAGCAGCAGGATGGAACTTACAAAGTACAAGGAGTTAAGGCCAATGGCGACAAAGCTCCCCATACATCAGGTGCAGAGGTTGAGAGTATCATTGAGAGGATAAAGAAGGGCGAAATCCAACTGCCGCCACCTTCAAACAGGGCCCGAGAAGAAGTTACTTCAACTGAAGCTCCTATTCGAAGTTCCTCAAGTCCAGCCACTATCTCTATCTCGTCAACCTCCTCCTACGATGACACGAGTTTCGCTTCATCGCCCAGAGTAACGTCATCAAGAAGTACCTACGTTAGTCCAGCGTCCGTATCACCTTATTCCACCATTGCAACTCCAAGCAGTGAAAACAGTGTGTATTACACCGGATCACCTAGTACCCGTGTTCACAGCACAACCGCTGCACCCTACATCTCCTCCACTTTCGCCCCAGAGGCTGCTCCCCTGGTTGAGACTACACTACCAGCTACCGAGCAGGCTTCTTCCACAGCGAATGTCGATACGATCGCCAAGAACGACGAAATAGAATTAGCGACCATTCTGAAGAACGGCGGCCTGCACGCTATGGCCAAGTATCTTAAGCAATCGGGGTTGGATACCATCCTCAATGAGACTGGGCCCTACACCATCTTCGCACCAACAGACAAAGCCTTCAAGAACCTTTTGGTACAACTTGGCGGGCCCGAGAAAGCTGAAGAGAAATTCCGGAACAATCCGCGACTTCTCAGTGGTGTAAGTAATATTGCTTATTTAATGatattgaatgagattttgAGTTAGGAAATTCTTGGAACAGgtgcatttaattaattatggAAATTGAAAATCTTCAGACTTCTAAATAGGCGAAATTTAGAAGATTAAACGATTACAAAAACAAACCC encodes the following:
- the LOC129807035 gene encoding eukaryotic translation initiation factor 4 gamma isoform X1, with product MTLVRRIIVLNICLTLCSIVQAVEPSQRNAGTQASRRQLTPVQQSHILADIQQHQHRFNVHQGQNVPGKTTFVQQPSLSVAFPPQTTLVQNRPVNPFIGGHGSQYHLAQQPSQTNYRSILPPRHTLRQTPQSQYQRSVQNQLHQSPQFSNVRFPSNPYQFHISPTLGQQLPTLTSLQNQGGFPEQPIVGQPQISGQQNQFLLQPQFSQLSEQQQFLQQPNFQLPSEQPPISHQPLPQQPLSQQPLLTGNFGQHLLEQQLPFQQQQQLFRDSRTDEERIRDLKERERLIQKQEQFVQKQYQKQQMKAQKLHQEFLQTQQQIKLQSQYKTKQASQAQFIPRYPNSRTIAPHEQDTFQRALKEYHELHPTTPTTTVTTESSTAFLPTTTTKRSKSRNEITISTPEQLEQLLQGQISFSQVKGSPKGKTKAKTSKGLGREDLIRQLKLALAEQPQDLQGKNFTSMDLVLPDGQKVQVIRTTDPNLIKNATPLTGDSESLLTQYSTAQTSRNVYDELAKSGVLPPGADFEVIKQSSDGKLEEVAQLPPQKKVTFVYLEEQQDGTYKVQGVKANGDKAPHTSGAEVESIIERIKKGEIQLPPPSNRAREEVTSTEAPIRSSSSPATISISSTSSYDDTSFASSPRVTSSRSTYVSPASVSPYSTIATPSSENSVYYTGSPSTRVHSTTAAPYISSTFAPEAAPLVETTLPATEQASSTANVDTIAKNDEIELATILKNGGLHAMAKYLKQSGLDTILNETGPYTIFAPTDKAFKNLLVQLGGPEKAEEKFRNNPRLLSGLLLHHVIPGSFEISTLQDEMTGVSLAGTQLRVNQYKLHDAEWNDVKVTTINGAMVVPDKQDIKIPQGVAQGLDRVMFPLPVGDLLQTLQSDRERRFTTFLRAVFAADLSELLQIKGSKTYTVFAPTDEAFAKLPAEEVNEMVTDREKARTLVTNHISPGTLYSAGMRFYQIRESMSTGKPITLQKNTGTIKINSGKILTSNIPSTNGVIHVVDTLL
- the LOC129807035 gene encoding eukaryotic translation initiation factor 4 gamma isoform X2; translated protein: MTLVRRIIVLNICLTLCSIVQAVEPSQRNAGTQASRRQLTPVQQSHILADIQQHQHRFNVHQGQNVPGKTTFVQQPSLSVAFPPQTTLVQNRPVNPFIGGHGSQYHLAQQPSQTNYRSILPPRHTLRQTPQSQYQRSVQNQLHQSPQFSNNQGGFPEQPIVGQPQISGQQNQFLLQPQFSQLSEQQQFLQQPNFQLPSEQPPISHQPLPQQPLSQQPLLTGNFGQHLLEQQLPFQQQQQLFRDSRTDEERIRDLKERERLIQKQEQFVQKQYQKQQMKAQKLHQEFLQTQQQIKLQSQYKTKQASQAQFIPRYPNSRTIAPHEQDTFQRALKEYHELHPTTPTTTVTTESSTAFLPTTTTKRSKSRNEITISTPEQLEQLLQGQISFSQVKGSPKGKTKAKTSKGLGREDLIRQLKLALAEQPQDLQGKNFTSMDLVLPDGQKVQVIRTTDPNLIKNATPLTGDSESLLTQYSTAQTSRNVYDELAKSGVLPPGADFEVIKQSSDGKLEEVAQLPPQKKVTFVYLEEQQDGTYKVQGVKANGDKAPHTSGAEVESIIERIKKGEIQLPPPSNRAREEVTSTEAPIRSSSSPATISISSTSSYDDTSFASSPRVTSSRSTYVSPASVSPYSTIATPSSENSVYYTGSPSTRVHSTTAAPYISSTFAPEAAPLVETTLPATEQASSTANVDTIAKNDEIELATILKNGGLHAMAKYLKQSGLDTILNETGPYTIFAPTDKAFKNLLVQLGGPEKAEEKFRNNPRLLSGLLLHHVIPGSFEISTLQDEMTGVSLAGTQLRVNQYKLHDAEWNDVKVTTINGAMVVPDKQDIKIPQGVAQGLDRVMFPLPVGDLLQTLQSDRERRFTTFLRAVFAADLSELLQIKGSKTYTVFAPTDEAFAKLPAEEVNEMVTDREKARTLVTNHISPGTLYSAGMRFYQIRESMSTGKPITLQKNTGTIKINSGKILTSNIPSTNGVIHVVDTLL